The following proteins are encoded in a genomic region of Oceanibaculum nanhaiense:
- the queA gene encoding tRNA preQ1(34) S-adenosylmethionine ribosyltransferase-isomerase QueA: MKVDLFDFELPPERIAQTPAEPRDSARLLEVRPDALADRAVLDLPDLLNPGDLLVFNDTRVIPARLHGRRGEVAVEVLLHKAEADGTWLAFARPGKRLKIGQTIRFAEDFAAETLEKREGGELRLAFSGAADLLEALKRHGSMPLPPYIRGGKAEPADAERYQTIYAREEGAVAAPTAGLHFTERLMAALEARGIGTAFVTLHVGAGTFLPVKADDTADHRMHAEWGSIDAETAARITATKAKGGRVVAVGTTSLRLLESAAREDGSVPAFSGDTSIFITPGYRFKAVDLLMTNFHLPRSTLFMLVSAFSGLERMQSAYKHAIEAGYRFYSYGDACLLHPKL; the protein is encoded by the coding sequence GTGAAGGTCGATCTCTTCGATTTCGAGCTGCCGCCGGAACGGATCGCCCAGACCCCGGCCGAACCGCGCGATTCGGCGCGGCTGCTGGAGGTGCGTCCGGATGCACTGGCCGACCGCGCCGTACTGGATTTGCCGGACCTGTTAAATCCCGGCGATTTGCTGGTGTTCAACGATACCCGCGTGATCCCGGCCCGGCTGCACGGGCGGCGCGGCGAAGTCGCGGTCGAGGTGTTGCTGCACAAGGCGGAAGCCGACGGCACCTGGCTCGCCTTCGCCCGGCCCGGCAAACGGCTGAAGATCGGCCAGACCATCCGCTTCGCCGAGGATTTCGCCGCCGAGACCCTGGAAAAGCGCGAGGGCGGCGAGCTGCGGCTTGCCTTCTCCGGCGCCGCCGACCTGCTGGAGGCGCTGAAGCGCCACGGCTCGATGCCGCTGCCACCCTATATCCGCGGCGGCAAGGCGGAGCCGGCGGATGCCGAGCGCTACCAGACGATCTATGCCCGCGAGGAAGGCGCTGTGGCGGCCCCGACCGCCGGGCTGCACTTCACCGAGCGGCTAATGGCAGCCCTTGAGGCGCGCGGCATCGGCACAGCCTTCGTGACGCTGCATGTCGGCGCCGGCACCTTCCTGCCGGTGAAGGCGGACGATACTGCCGATCACCGCATGCATGCCGAATGGGGCAGCATCGATGCGGAGACAGCCGCGCGCATCACCGCGACGAAGGCGAAGGGCGGCCGCGTGGTCGCGGTCGGCACCACCTCGCTCAGGCTGCTGGAAAGTGCGGCGCGCGAGGATGGCAGCGTGCCGGCCTTTTCCGGCGACACCTCGATCTTCATCACGCCGGGCTACCGCTTCAAGGCGGTGGATCTGCTGATGACCAATTTCCATTTGCCGCGCTCCACCCTGTTCATGCTGGTCTCCGCCTTTTCCGGGCTGGAGCGCATGCAATCGGCCTACAAACATGCGATAGAGGCCGGCTATCGCTTTTATTCCTACGGTGATGCATGTCTGCTGCACCCCAAGCTCTAG
- a CDS encoding queuosine precursor transporter, with protein sequence MKIAHPFPGGMILAIAAMIVLVSASNYLVQIPINDWLTWGALTYPATFLVTDLTNRAYGPKRARQVVYAGFALAVICSLWLASPRIALASGTAFLVAQLLDVYVFDRLRGTSWWKAPLASSTLGSAVDTALFFTLAFAGTAVPFVTLALGDFAVKLALAFLFLSPFRLLMAVVRPMKPARPS encoded by the coding sequence ATGAAGATCGCCCATCCCTTTCCCGGCGGCATGATCCTCGCCATCGCGGCGATGATCGTGCTGGTCAGCGCGTCGAATTATCTGGTCCAGATCCCGATCAATGACTGGCTGACCTGGGGCGCGCTGACCTATCCGGCGACCTTCCTGGTCACCGACCTGACCAACCGTGCCTATGGGCCGAAGCGGGCGCGCCAGGTGGTCTATGCCGGATTCGCGCTGGCGGTCATCTGCTCGCTGTGGCTGGCCAGCCCGCGCATCGCGCTGGCGTCGGGCACCGCCTTCCTGGTGGCGCAGCTGCTGGATGTCTATGTGTTCGACCGGCTGCGCGGCACCAGCTGGTGGAAGGCGCCGCTGGCCAGCTCCACCCTTGGCTCGGCGGTCGATACCGCCCTGTTCTTCACGCTGGCCTTTGCCGGCACCGCCGTGCCCTTCGTCACGCTGGCGCTGGGCGATTTCGCGGTGAAGCTGGCGCTGGCCTTCCTGTTCCTCTCGCCCTTCCGCCTGCTGATGGCGGTGGTGCGGCCGATGAAGCCCGCGCGCCCCTCGTGA
- the apbC gene encoding iron-sulfur cluster carrier protein ApbC translates to MAQVTEQQVLDALKTVQDPEQGRDIVSLGMVTGLSVQEGRVSFAIEVDPARGPKLEGLRQEAQKAVEALPGIAAVTAALTAHSARGASQPAAPQPAPRPLGGKPAAGSRTGGTAPHSHGHSHSHAPQQPAQAKPLVPGVRAIIAVASGKGGVGKSTTSVNLALALAAIGRKVGLLDADIYGPSLPRMMGITGKPTTTPDGKTLKPMENYGVKCMSMGFMVAEDTPMIWRGPMVMSALEQMLRDVEWGDLDVLVVDMPPGTGDAQLTMAQRVPLAGAVIVSTPQDIALLDARKGLNMFRKVDVPVLGVIENMSYFLCPHCGERSDIFSHGGARKEAERMGVDFLGEIPLDIAIRETSDGGKPIVVSQPSSPHAAVYRSIAEAVWAKLSGGAVRATPKISVE, encoded by the coding sequence ATGGCACAGGTGACGGAACAGCAGGTCCTGGACGCGCTGAAAACAGTTCAGGACCCCGAACAGGGCAGGGACATCGTCTCGCTCGGCATGGTGACCGGATTGTCCGTGCAGGAGGGACGGGTCAGCTTCGCCATCGAGGTCGATCCGGCGCGCGGGCCGAAACTGGAAGGCCTGCGGCAGGAGGCGCAGAAGGCAGTGGAGGCGTTGCCGGGCATTGCCGCCGTCACCGCCGCGCTGACCGCGCACAGCGCCCGTGGCGCGTCCCAGCCCGCCGCACCGCAGCCGGCACCGCGGCCGTTGGGCGGCAAGCCGGCCGCCGGCAGCCGCACCGGCGGAACCGCCCCGCATTCGCATGGTCATTCCCACAGCCACGCGCCCCAGCAGCCGGCCCAGGCGAAGCCGCTGGTGCCCGGCGTGCGCGCCATCATCGCCGTGGCCTCGGGCAAGGGCGGCGTCGGCAAATCCACCACCTCGGTGAACCTGGCGCTGGCGCTGGCCGCCATCGGCCGCAAGGTCGGGCTGCTGGATGCCGATATCTACGGTCCGTCGCTGCCGCGCATGATGGGCATCACCGGCAAGCCGACTACCACGCCGGACGGCAAGACGCTGAAGCCGATGGAGAATTACGGCGTCAAATGCATGTCGATGGGCTTCATGGTGGCCGAGGACACGCCGATGATCTGGCGCGGCCCGATGGTGATGAGTGCGCTGGAACAGATGCTGCGCGACGTCGAATGGGGCGATCTCGACGTGCTGGTGGTCGATATGCCGCCGGGCACCGGCGACGCCCAGCTGACCATGGCGCAGCGCGTGCCGCTGGCCGGCGCCGTCATCGTCTCGACGCCGCAGGACATTGCCCTGCTGGATGCCCGCAAGGGCCTCAACATGTTCCGCAAGGTCGATGTGCCGGTGCTCGGCGTGATCGAGAATATGAGCTATTTCCTGTGCCCGCATTGCGGCGAGCGCAGCGATATCTTCTCGCATGGCGGCGCGCGCAAGGAGGCGGAGCGCATGGGCGTCGATTTCCTTGGCGAAATTCCGCTCGACATCGCCATTCGCGAGACTTCCGACGGCGGCAAGCCCATCGTGGTCTCGCAGCCTTCCAGCCCGCATGCGGCGGTTTACCGGTCCATTGCCGAGGCGGTCTGGGCGAAGCTGTCCGGCGGGGCCGTGCGCGCCACGCCGAAAATCAGCGTCGAATAG
- a CDS encoding biotin/lipoate--protein ligase family protein yields MDEATRSLLEVTGKPIFPPAYDDVKLPAGEDAFEAALAAARQGADPATLFWEDRADRVELAIVLHPEQALAQVLPILHVGMIGIGDALGAIVPPQVAVLFGWPDRIEVNGGLVGGLRLAAPEGCAADAVPDWLVLGLTILVQRELVGGEEPGMDPTRTALHEEGCGELTVPDILEAFSRHFLLWVNRFGEEGLRPVAAHWLERGSGYKESVALSYAGEQHAGIFTGLDDSGGMLLQTETVEALPLSAVLAGPSWVL; encoded by the coding sequence ATGGACGAGGCAACCCGCAGCCTTCTGGAGGTCACCGGGAAACCGATCTTCCCGCCGGCCTATGACGATGTGAAGCTGCCGGCGGGCGAGGATGCCTTCGAGGCTGCCCTTGCGGCGGCCCGGCAGGGCGCCGATCCGGCCACCCTGTTCTGGGAGGATCGCGCCGATAGGGTCGAACTCGCCATCGTGCTGCATCCGGAACAAGCGTTGGCGCAGGTCCTGCCGATCCTGCATGTCGGCATGATCGGCATTGGCGATGCGCTGGGCGCCATCGTGCCGCCGCAGGTCGCGGTGCTGTTTGGCTGGCCTGACCGGATCGAGGTGAATGGCGGGCTGGTCGGCGGGTTGCGGCTGGCTGCGCCGGAGGGCTGCGCGGCCGATGCGGTGCCGGACTGGCTGGTGCTGGGCCTCACCATCCTGGTGCAGCGGGAACTGGTCGGTGGCGAGGAGCCGGGCATGGACCCGACGCGCACCGCGCTGCATGAGGAAGGCTGCGGCGAGCTGACCGTGCCGGATATTCTGGAGGCGTTCAGCCGGCACTTCCTGCTCTGGGTGAACCGTTTCGGGGAGGAGGGGCTGCGGCCTGTTGCGGCGCACTGGCTGGAACGCGGCAGCGGCTACAAGGAGAGCGTCGCCCTGTCCTATGCCGGTGAACAGCATGCCGGCATTTTCACCGGGCTGGACGATTCCGGCGGCATGCTGCTGCAGACCGAGACGGTCGAGGCGCTGCCCTTGTCCGCCGTGCTGGCTGGGCCGAGCTGGGTGCTCTAG
- a CDS encoding DUF6505 family protein has protein sequence MLFPRTIRLDATDTQVFEQAAEPGEWAVSGSFAFADSGPGDLVGKRRVAFRSAFLGTGSFGWSTFVSISDIDVASYEAVVQRLAEHFVARYGAPSVEVALPVARAEAEFAAGLAAEHRVNMLLAVEREMEENGIRERFRALQPPRPADHATIWSLVPDDE, from the coding sequence ATGCTGTTTCCCCGCACCATAAGGCTGGACGCCACCGACACACAGGTGTTCGAACAGGCGGCCGAGCCCGGCGAATGGGCGGTATCCGGCAGCTTCGCCTTCGCCGATAGCGGGCCGGGCGATCTGGTCGGCAAGCGCCGCGTTGCCTTCCGCAGCGCCTTCCTGGGGACGGGGAGCTTTGGCTGGTCCACCTTCGTGTCGATATCGGATATCGATGTGGCCTCCTATGAGGCGGTGGTGCAGAGGCTGGCAGAGCACTTCGTCGCGCGCTACGGTGCGCCATCGGTCGAGGTGGCCCTGCCGGTGGCCCGCGCCGAGGCGGAATTCGCCGCCGGGCTCGCCGCGGAGCATCGGGTGAACATGCTGCTGGCGGTGGAGCGCGAGATGGAGGAGAACGGCATCCGCGAACGCTTCCGGGCGCTGCAGCCACCGCGCCCTGCTGACCATGCGACCATCTGGAGCCTCGTTCCAGATGATGAATAA
- a CDS encoding DUF6352 family protein translates to MPDFWLSSGYYLLERAADNQLAVTDDYLRAYFNRPEVVPVEESCDAERALHAALMEAPRRAVTPAELLRIEDEDARENYEIVLNFRDHLLRHGTIEAAYAALFKLDGPVEPVRLAPIFLDQMVHVILRGLLEGCEDPFRLRAAELLFRSQKVTIQDGNIMLADEEVIDLYASTGGFGDLGRLIVEAQTPLRQIDLDVMTEENVHDYWERADRFDMVLDITFGRPGLDALCRVLEIWIAHFVGADVRIAPVQSISDDRWSWHVGLDSISTNILNELYEGQEVSEERLADVLSLFRLEFRDPNAMLPQLAGRPIYLGLAKGENDLLRVKPQNLLVNLPLAETV, encoded by the coding sequence ATGCCTGATTTTTGGCTATCTTCCGGATACTACCTGCTGGAGCGTGCAGCGGATAACCAGCTTGCGGTGACGGATGATTACCTGCGTGCCTATTTCAACCGGCCGGAGGTGGTGCCGGTCGAGGAATCCTGCGATGCCGAGCGCGCGCTGCACGCGGCGCTGATGGAAGCGCCGCGCCGCGCCGTGACTCCGGCCGAGCTGCTGCGCATCGAGGATGAGGATGCGCGCGAGAATTACGAGATCGTGCTGAACTTCCGCGATCACCTGCTGCGCCACGGCACCATCGAGGCGGCCTATGCCGCGCTGTTCAAGCTGGACGGGCCGGTGGAGCCGGTGCGCCTGGCGCCGATCTTCCTCGACCAGATGGTGCATGTGATCCTGCGCGGCCTGCTGGAAGGCTGCGAGGATCCGTTCCGGCTGCGCGCCGCCGAACTGCTGTTCCGCAGCCAGAAGGTGACGATCCAGGACGGCAACATCATGCTGGCCGACGAGGAGGTCATCGATCTGTATGCCTCGACCGGCGGCTTCGGCGATCTGGGCCGGCTGATCGTCGAGGCGCAGACGCCGCTGCGGCAGATCGACCTCGACGTGATGACCGAGGAGAATGTGCATGATTACTGGGAGCGCGCGGACCGGTTCGACATGGTGCTGGACATCACCTTCGGCCGGCCGGGGCTGGATGCGCTGTGCCGCGTGCTGGAAATCTGGATCGCGCATTTCGTCGGTGCCGATGTGCGGATCGCGCCGGTACAATCGATCAGCGATGACCGCTGGAGCTGGCATGTCGGCCTCGACAGCATCTCGACCAACATCCTGAACGAGCTTTACGAGGGCCAGGAGGTCAGCGAGGAGCGGCTGGCCGATGTGCTCTCGCTGTTCCGGCTGGAATTCCGTGACCCGAACGCCATGCTGCCGCAACTGGCCGGCCGGCCGATCTATCTCGGGCTGGCCAAGGGAGAAAACGATCTGCTGCGGGTGAAACCGCAGAACCTGCTGGTGAATCTGCCGCTGGCGGAAACCGTCTAG
- a CDS encoding DUF6494 family protein: protein MNEDALNMSVRKFLKKVGVTSQREIEQAVRDAVASGELSGTKPLKATMLLTIDGVGLKVAIDGDIELA from the coding sequence ATGAACGAAGACGCCTTGAATATGAGCGTGCGGAAGTTCCTGAAGAAGGTCGGCGTGACGTCGCAGCGCGAGATCGAGCAGGCGGTGCGCGACGCTGTCGCATCGGGAGAGCTGTCCGGCACCAAGCCGCTGAAGGCGACCATGCTGCTGACCATCGATGGGGTCGGTCTCAAGGTCGCTATCGACGGCGATATCGAGCTGGCCTGA
- a CDS encoding ATP-grasp domain-containing protein, with amino-acid sequence MFPESDDARIYVLYENADWLAPLAELFDARGLPWRGWDLSDGAIDISAEPPHGIFFSRMSASAHTRDHRFSTDLTAGLLTWLERHGRRVVNGVRALDLELSKARQYAALEKAGIETPRTVMVLGRDRLVEAAKAHFGDGPVILKPNRGGKGLGVQLFNSMDGLAAYAESPLYDEPVDGIHLLQEYIKAPEPFITRCEFVGGRFLYAVRVDTSGGFELCPADACAVGDAFCPVGEEAARPKFEIVTEIDPVQKAGYERMLAENSVEVAGVEFILGSDGRPRTYDINTNTNYNTEAEARAGLSGRGALADFFSAELARLYPNTAHAAE; translated from the coding sequence ATGTTCCCCGAATCGGACGACGCACGCATTTACGTGCTGTACGAAAATGCCGACTGGCTGGCGCCACTGGCCGAGCTGTTCGACGCGCGCGGCCTGCCCTGGCGGGGCTGGGATTTGTCAGACGGCGCCATCGACATCTCCGCCGAACCGCCGCACGGTATCTTCTTCAGCCGGATGAGCGCCTCGGCCCATACCCGCGACCATCGCTTCTCCACCGACCTGACCGCAGGATTGCTGACCTGGCTGGAACGCCATGGCAGGCGCGTGGTGAACGGCGTGCGCGCGCTCGACCTCGAACTCTCCAAGGCGCGCCAGTATGCGGCCCTGGAAAAGGCCGGCATCGAGACGCCGCGCACGGTGATGGTGCTGGGCCGCGACCGGCTGGTCGAGGCGGCAAAGGCGCATTTCGGTGACGGGCCGGTGATCCTGAAGCCCAATCGCGGCGGCAAGGGGCTGGGCGTGCAGCTGTTCAACAGCATGGACGGGCTTGCCGCCTATGCCGAAAGCCCGCTCTATGACGAACCGGTGGACGGCATCCACCTGCTGCAGGAATACATCAAGGCGCCGGAGCCCTTCATCACCCGCTGCGAGTTCGTTGGCGGGCGCTTCCTCTACGCCGTGCGCGTCGATACCAGCGGCGGGTTCGAGCTGTGCCCGGCGGATGCCTGCGCAGTCGGCGACGCCTTCTGCCCGGTCGGCGAAGAAGCCGCCCGCCCGAAATTCGAGATCGTGACGGAGATCGACCCGGTGCAGAAGGCCGGCTACGAGCGCATGCTGGCCGAGAACAGCGTGGAGGTCGCCGGCGTCGAGTTCATCCTCGGCAGCGATGGCCGGCCACGCACCTACGACATCAACACCAACACCAACTACAACACCGAGGCAGAGGCCCGCGCCGGCCTGTCGGGGCGCGGCGCGCTGGCGGATTTCTTCAGCGCCGAGCTGGCCCGGCTCTACCCCAACACCGCCCACGCGGCGGAATAG
- a CDS encoding OsmC family protein, with product MSMKTRVKWIDGMAFMGESGTGHALVMDGAPEYGGKNLGPRPMEMLLLGLGGCTAFDVVMILQKGRQPIEDCQVEIEAERAEDHPKVFTKVHMRYLVKGRGLSADAVNRAVELSVEKYCSATHIINKTAAMTHEVVIEELG from the coding sequence ATGAGCATGAAGACGCGGGTAAAGTGGATCGACGGCATGGCCTTCATGGGCGAGAGCGGCACCGGCCATGCCCTCGTCATGGACGGCGCCCCCGAATATGGCGGCAAGAATCTGGGGCCGCGACCGATGGAGATGCTGCTGCTGGGGCTTGGCGGCTGCACCGCCTTCGACGTGGTGATGATCCTGCAGAAGGGCCGCCAGCCGATCGAGGATTGCCAGGTCGAGATCGAGGCGGAACGCGCCGAGGACCATCCCAAGGTCTTCACCAAGGTGCATATGCGCTACCTGGTGAAGGGGCGCGGCCTGTCGGCGGACGCGGTGAACCGCGCGGTCGAACTTTCGGTCGAGAAATACTGCTCGGCCACCCATATCATCAATAAGACGGCGGCGATGACCCATGAGGTCGTGATCGAGGAGCTGGGCTGA
- the metZ gene encoding O-succinylhomoserine sulfhydrylase, whose amino-acid sequence MGDQDKRADWKPQTQLVRGGQLRSPFSETSEALYLTSGFVYDSAEEAEAAFRNEGSRFVYSRYSNPTVAMFEERLRLLEGAETCRATPSGMAAVAAAMLCFLKAGDRVVSSRVLFGSCHWIVSTLLPRYGIETVLVDGGDLEAWRDALKPGAQAVFFETPSNPILGLVDIAAVSELAHAAGARVVIDNVFATPMLQRPLELGADIVVYSATKHIDGQGRCMGGAILGPADWHKEFLWPYYKHTGPSMSPFNAWVLLKGLETLDLRVERHGRNALAVAQALEVHPKVGTVLYPGLSSHPQYELAQRQMKGGSNLIAFTVPGGKEGAFRLLNGLNLIDISNNLGDSKSLITHPATTTHRAVPAEQRAEFGIGDGLVRISVGLEDAEDIIADLTAALEAV is encoded by the coding sequence ATGGGCGATCAGGATAAACGCGCAGACTGGAAGCCGCAGACGCAGCTGGTGCGTGGCGGGCAGTTGCGCAGCCCCTTCTCCGAAACCTCGGAGGCGCTCTATCTCACCTCCGGCTTCGTCTATGACAGCGCCGAGGAGGCCGAGGCGGCCTTCAGGAACGAAGGCTCGCGCTTCGTCTATTCGCGCTATTCCAACCCCACCGTCGCCATGTTCGAGGAACGGCTGCGGCTGCTGGAAGGCGCCGAGACCTGCCGCGCAACGCCCAGCGGCATGGCGGCCGTGGCAGCAGCGATGCTGTGCTTCCTTAAAGCCGGCGACCGGGTGGTGTCGTCGCGCGTGCTGTTCGGTTCCTGCCACTGGATCGTCTCCACCCTGCTGCCGCGCTATGGCATCGAGACGGTGCTGGTCGATGGCGGCGATCTGGAAGCCTGGCGCGACGCGCTGAAGCCCGGCGCGCAAGCGGTGTTCTTCGAGACGCCGTCGAACCCGATCCTCGGACTGGTCGATATCGCGGCGGTGTCGGAACTGGCGCATGCCGCAGGGGCGCGTGTCGTCATCGATAATGTGTTCGCCACGCCGATGCTGCAGCGCCCGCTGGAGCTTGGCGCCGACATCGTGGTCTATTCCGCCACCAAGCATATCGACGGCCAGGGCCGCTGCATGGGTGGCGCCATCCTGGGGCCGGCGGACTGGCACAAGGAATTCCTCTGGCCCTATTACAAACATACCGGCCCGTCGATGAGCCCGTTCAACGCCTGGGTGCTGCTGAAAGGGCTGGAGACGCTGGATCTGCGCGTCGAGCGCCATGGCCGCAACGCGCTGGCGGTGGCCCAGGCGCTGGAGGTGCACCCCAAGGTCGGCACGGTGCTGTATCCCGGCCTGTCCAGCCATCCGCAGTATGAGTTGGCGCAGCGGCAGATGAAGGGCGGCAGCAACCTGATCGCCTTCACCGTGCCGGGCGGCAAGGAGGGCGCGTTCCGGCTGCTGAACGGGCTGAACCTTATCGACATCTCGAACAATCTGGGCGATTCGAAGAGCCTGATCACCCATCCCGCGACCACCACCCACCGCGCCGTGCCGGCCGAACAGCGTGCCGAATTCGGCATCGGGGACGGGCTGGTGCGGATTTCGGTCGGGCTGGAGGATGCGGAGGATATCATCGCCGACCTGACGGCGGCACTGGAGGCGGTATGA
- a CDS encoding LysE family translocator: MSPILILASVFAIFIPALMLPGPDFIAVVRSSMTRGTAAGLMTTLGVTLGLGMYASLSLLGLSAVLAEYQWLAWSVRVLGGLYLIYLGIRLFLASRGKLEEIVLQDTTESGRPRGNPLVFGFLVTLTNPKAIVLFASVFAPAVTTGTPLWFMGLMVALVMASSLIWYSIVSLFMSSGPVMRRFRNAQHWIERLAGVCFVAIGGRILADARNPVTP, from the coding sequence ATGTCCCCGATCCTGATCCTCGCCAGCGTGTTCGCCATTTTTATCCCGGCCCTGATGCTGCCGGGACCGGATTTCATCGCCGTGGTGCGCTCCTCCATGACACGCGGCACGGCAGCGGGGCTGATGACCACACTGGGCGTCACGCTCGGCCTGGGGATGTATGCCAGCCTCAGCCTGCTGGGATTATCGGCGGTGCTGGCGGAGTATCAGTGGCTGGCCTGGAGCGTGCGGGTACTGGGCGGCCTCTATCTGATCTATCTCGGCATAAGGCTGTTCCTGGCCAGCCGCGGCAAGCTGGAGGAGATCGTCCTTCAGGACACCACCGAATCGGGCAGGCCGCGCGGCAACCCGCTGGTCTTCGGCTTCCTGGTGACGCTGACCAACCCGAAGGCCATCGTGCTGTTCGCCAGCGTGTTCGCGCCCGCCGTCACCACCGGCACGCCGCTCTGGTTCATGGGGCTGATGGTGGCGCTGGTGATGGCCAGCTCGCTGATCTGGTATTCCATCGTCAGCCTGTTCATGTCCTCCGGCCCGGTGATGCGCCGCTTCCGCAACGCGCAGCACTGGATCGAGCGGCTGGCCGGGGTGTGCTTCGTCGCCATCGGCGGGCGCATCCTTGCCGATGCGCGCAACCCGGTCACGCCCTGA
- a CDS encoding DUF3297 family protein has translation MTDLPDRLSVNPASPYHDEELLKRGVGVRFKGVEKTNVEEYCVSEGWIRVAAGKTLDRNGNPLTILLKGPVEVFLKEE, from the coding sequence ATGACCGATCTGCCCGACCGTCTCTCCGTCAATCCGGCCAGCCCCTATCATGACGAGGAATTGCTGAAGCGCGGCGTCGGCGTGCGCTTCAAGGGTGTGGAGAAGACCAATGTCGAGGAATATTGCGTCAGCGAAGGGTGGATCCGTGTCGCCGCCGGCAAGACGCTGGACCGCAATGGCAATCCGCTGACCATCCTGCTGAAAGGCCCGGTCGAAGTCTTCCTGAAGGAAGAGTGA
- a CDS encoding HD-GYP domain-containing protein has protein sequence MSISNGDWLARLEADATLSDDARSRLHAHQNAVGDVARLIARRLRLGRSLGEAIGRAAAYHDIGKLRIPSDILCKPGRLTAEEYSVIRAHSAIGYDLLASQAGRLAPLAARIALHHHEAMDGSGYPNGLRGRDIPLEARIVGVADVYDALREDRPYRAGMPHDQAMKVLLEGDERTSRDKFCPLVKRIVERHDTEIAQHWRHYH, from the coding sequence ATGAGCATTTCCAATGGCGACTGGCTCGCCCGTCTGGAAGCCGATGCAACCCTGAGCGATGACGCCCGGTCGCGACTGCACGCACATCAGAACGCGGTCGGCGATGTGGCCAGGCTGATTGCCCGCCGGCTGCGCCTGGGCCGGTCGCTAGGCGAGGCCATCGGCAGGGCCGCTGCCTATCACGATATCGGCAAGCTGCGGATACCGTCGGATATCCTGTGCAAGCCGGGGCGGCTGACGGCGGAGGAATATTCGGTCATCCGCGCGCATTCGGCGATCGGCTATGATCTGCTGGCATCCCAGGCGGGCCGGCTGGCCCCGCTCGCCGCCCGGATCGCGCTGCATCACCATGAAGCGATGGACGGTTCCGGCTATCCCAATGGCTTGCGCGGACGCGACATCCCCCTGGAGGCCCGCATCGTCGGCGTGGCGGACGTCTATGACGCGCTGCGCGAGGACCGGCCCTACCGGGCGGGCATGCCGCACGATCAGGCAATGAAAGTCCTGCTGGAAGGCGATGAGCGCACCTCCCGCGACAAATTCTGCCCGCTGGTGAAGCGCATCGTCGAACGGCATGACACGGAAATCGCCCAGCACTGGCGGCACTATCACTGA
- a CDS encoding ABC transporter ATP-binding protein: protein MLSLRGVESFYGSSQALFGVDLDVASGTVTTLLGRNGMGKTTTVRAILGLTPPRRGEIAMDGQRLDGLPPYRIARAGIGLVPEGRHIFPTLTVRENLIATARGGGWTEDRVFALFPRLAERAGQRAGTLSGGEQQMLAIGRALMTNPRLLILDEATEGLAPLIREEIWRCVESLKADGQAILLIDKNLDALLRLADRHHIIEKGRIVWAGGSAALAADTALRKRYLGV, encoded by the coding sequence ATGCTGAGCCTGCGCGGCGTGGAAAGCTTCTACGGCTCGAGCCAGGCGCTGTTCGGTGTCGATCTGGACGTCGCCTCCGGTACGGTGACGACGCTGCTCGGCCGCAACGGCATGGGCAAGACGACGACGGTGCGCGCCATTCTCGGCCTCACCCCGCCGCGCCGCGGCGAGATCGCAATGGACGGGCAGCGGCTCGACGGGTTGCCGCCCTACCGCATCGCACGGGCCGGCATCGGGCTGGTGCCGGAGGGACGGCACATCTTCCCCACCCTCACCGTCCGCGAGAATTTGATTGCCACCGCGCGCGGCGGTGGCTGGACCGAGGACCGGGTGTTCGCCCTGTTCCCCCGCCTTGCCGAACGCGCCGGCCAGCGTGCCGGCACGCTGTCCGGCGGCGAGCAGCAGATGCTGGCCATCGGGCGGGCGCTGATGACCAACCCGCGCTTGCTGATCCTGGATGAGGCGACGGAGGGGCTGGCACCGCTGATCCGCGAGGAAATCTGGCGCTGCGTCGAGAGCCTGAAGGCGGACGGCCAGGCGATATTGCTGATCGACAAGAATCTCGACGCGCTGCTGCGCCTCGCCGACCGGCACCACATCATCGAGAAGGGCCGCATCGTCTGGGCCGGCGGCTCCGCCGCGCTGGCCGCCGATACGGCGCTGCGCAAGCGCTATCTGGGCGTTTAG